The following coding sequences are from one Verrucosispora sp. WMMD573 window:
- a CDS encoding ATP-binding cassette domain-containing protein — MTANLQTEDNDCGVSALVASLRLQGHQFSEPLLRDALATRGALSLQDLRDTCAAVVGVRYRGRRDFPFAELTPGTIVHLRMDHFVTVERWRGRRVRIFDPSVGYGWLTEAAYQEQASGWVLAPATPAPAANATRRPRAATRADWLWPMLRSGQIKFRQVVPVLAMSLLLYTGLTLLNMVLLPYLNEVTVAGTVAAGTLVTVLVAFSVAASALFWLRHRQLTSLGLSFDRAMLRELIDRLTRTSARTELTSGDVLHRVQSARAVREAGTGLALSLFTDAVAVVILLAFMATMSLPLTGVVAGVAALHIVLTVLGRIPINRRFEEQLQLDGELQDLLISVSRGLTTYRGLGAVRHLEAEHAQRLDRLQQSIRGLEYRLAWVYGPSNALRFAGLYVILVVGSVLLSAGLVSTGELFGFLTLGGTVLFSVTAIAQSLTNAATLERQLRYVTSVFTLPVMERGTRTEPVPAASAVVLDGVRVHRPREHFDLRLDLRVERGETVTVSGTSGVGKSTMAQIISGLDPVPTGQVTVYGVPIGDWDPDCLRPLVCYVPPRSDFLHTTIRESLSSGSTDVTDQEINDVLAAMELTEVMRPLRLGLRTRLRINGSTFSAGEVQRFALARALLRRPSLLILDEATNSLDRDLELRLLSEMQRRVETLVVISHRPIGDHLGSRHVRIVRDDSGVSRLESAAVAAVVGG; from the coding sequence ATGACAGCCAACCTTCAGACCGAGGACAACGACTGCGGCGTGTCGGCACTCGTCGCCAGCCTGCGCCTACAGGGACACCAGTTTTCCGAGCCGCTGCTGCGGGATGCGTTGGCCACCCGGGGCGCCCTGTCGCTTCAGGACCTGCGGGACACCTGCGCGGCAGTGGTGGGCGTGCGCTACCGCGGCCGGCGGGACTTTCCGTTCGCCGAACTGACTCCGGGCACCATCGTCCACCTGCGTATGGATCACTTTGTGACGGTGGAGCGATGGCGCGGGCGGCGGGTACGGATCTTCGACCCATCGGTCGGGTACGGATGGCTGACCGAGGCCGCCTACCAGGAGCAGGCCAGCGGCTGGGTGCTGGCACCGGCCACTCCGGCACCGGCGGCGAACGCAACCCGACGTCCACGCGCGGCCACCCGGGCCGACTGGCTGTGGCCGATGCTGCGGTCCGGGCAGATCAAGTTCCGGCAGGTGGTGCCGGTCCTCGCGATGAGCCTGCTGCTCTACACCGGCCTGACCCTGCTCAACATGGTCCTGTTGCCCTACCTGAACGAGGTCACCGTCGCGGGTACGGTCGCCGCCGGCACCCTGGTCACCGTGTTGGTGGCGTTCAGCGTCGCAGCCAGCGCGCTGTTCTGGCTCCGGCATCGGCAACTCACCTCGCTGGGGCTGTCGTTCGACCGGGCGATGCTGCGTGAACTGATCGACCGCCTGACCCGTACGTCGGCGCGCACCGAGCTGACCTCGGGCGACGTGCTGCATCGGGTGCAGAGCGCCCGCGCCGTCCGGGAGGCCGGCACCGGCCTGGCGCTGTCGCTGTTCACCGACGCGGTCGCCGTGGTGATCCTGCTGGCGTTCATGGCGACGATGTCGCTGCCGCTGACCGGCGTGGTGGCCGGCGTGGCCGCGCTACACATCGTCCTGACGGTCCTCGGCCGGATCCCGATCAACAGGCGTTTCGAGGAGCAGCTGCAACTCGACGGTGAACTCCAGGATCTGCTGATCAGCGTCTCTCGCGGTCTGACCACCTACCGGGGGCTGGGAGCGGTCCGGCACCTGGAGGCCGAGCACGCCCAGCGGCTGGACCGGTTGCAGCAGTCGATCCGCGGGCTGGAGTACCGCTTGGCCTGGGTGTACGGGCCGAGCAACGCCCTGCGGTTCGCCGGGCTGTACGTGATTCTCGTGGTGGGTTCGGTGCTGCTGTCCGCAGGTCTGGTCAGCACCGGAGAGCTGTTCGGGTTCCTCACCCTCGGCGGTACGGTGCTGTTCTCGGTCACCGCCATCGCGCAGAGCCTCACCAACGCCGCCACGCTGGAACGGCAACTCCGCTACGTGACGAGTGTGTTCACGTTGCCCGTGATGGAACGGGGAACCCGCACCGAGCCGGTGCCGGCCGCGTCGGCAGTGGTGCTGGACGGGGTTCGGGTGCACCGCCCGAGGGAGCACTTCGACCTTCGGTTGGACCTGCGGGTGGAGCGGGGTGAAACGGTTACCGTCAGCGGTACGAGTGGGGTCGGCAAGTCGACCATGGCCCAGATCATCAGCGGCCTGGACCCGGTACCGACCGGCCAGGTGACCGTCTACGGCGTACCGATCGGCGACTGGGACCCGGATTGCCTTCGGCCGCTGGTGTGTTACGTACCGCCCCGGTCCGACTTCCTGCACACGACGATCCGGGAGAGCCTGTCCAGCGGCTCCACCGACGTCACCGACCAGGAGATCAACGACGTGCTCGCCGCGATGGAGCTGACCGAGGTGATGCGGCCCCTGCGGCTGGGGTTGCGTACCCGCCTGCGCATCAACGGTTCGACCTTCAGCGCGGGAGAGGTGCAGCGGTTCGCATTGGCCCGGGCGCTGCTGCGCCGGCCGTCGCTGCTGATCCTCGACGAGGCCACCAACTCCCTGGATCGGGATCTTGAGCTGCGGCTGCTCTCGGAGATGCAGCGCCGGGTCGAGACGCTTGTCGTGATCAGTCATCGCCCGATCGGTGACCACCTGGGCAGCCGTCACGTGCGGATCGTGCGCGACGACAGCGGCGTGTCCCGGCTCGAATCGGCGGCGGTCGCGGCGGTCGTCGGTGGCTGA
- a CDS encoding FAD-binding protein: MISTDLLDRLANTGAGLTQPAGSTVSGGHSPDWVVEPESLAQLTTLVRVLHAAGADWRVDAHGRNWGYDDARVREPGLIVRMARLDRLDLDVDLGLATVQPGVTFAQLNEALRRADARFQLPAPGSGPHTSVLGNALERGLLAGLGERERHCRDFLVLRRDGELDRLGWPDATDDRVRRALPYPPGPHRQGSLFQTSGYGPVVVELTHVLPLATDLTATPVLLAGAELTEELVRCWRDVLMEELVTSSILLSPARRRAQGIRVSHDGLVLELCVGARSSVMLRAKVVDVQRLARQHGQRLAVRVVGGHDDLSILGGDQSQPELVGKLPKGLEWHTAALPFAPSVVAAFARAVRADPVLADIPWTLRPLDSRALVWLAPLVYRKQDSDSVALLRRRVAAVARLRDEFAVPAYRSGAVRSHR; the protein is encoded by the coding sequence ATGATCTCGACCGACCTGCTCGACCGGCTGGCGAACACCGGCGCCGGGCTGACCCAGCCAGCCGGATCGACCGTATCGGGTGGGCATTCTCCGGACTGGGTGGTGGAGCCGGAGTCGTTGGCTCAGCTGACCACCCTGGTCCGGGTACTGCACGCAGCCGGCGCGGACTGGCGGGTGGACGCCCACGGTCGCAACTGGGGATACGACGATGCCCGGGTACGCGAGCCGGGGCTGATCGTCCGGATGGCCCGGCTGGATCGGTTGGATCTCGATGTCGACCTCGGCCTCGCCACGGTGCAGCCCGGGGTGACCTTCGCGCAGCTGAACGAGGCGTTGCGGCGGGCCGACGCCCGCTTCCAGCTGCCTGCGCCGGGCTCCGGCCCGCACACCTCGGTGCTCGGTAACGCGCTGGAACGTGGCCTGCTCGCCGGTCTCGGCGAGCGCGAACGCCACTGTAGGGACTTTCTCGTCCTGCGCCGCGACGGCGAACTCGATCGCCTGGGCTGGCCGGATGCCACCGACGACCGGGTCCGGCGGGCGCTGCCGTATCCACCCGGTCCGCACCGGCAAGGGTCGCTGTTCCAAACCTCCGGGTACGGCCCGGTGGTGGTGGAGCTGACGCACGTGCTGCCGCTGGCAACCGACCTGACGGCCACGCCGGTGTTGCTGGCCGGTGCCGAGCTGACCGAGGAACTGGTGCGGTGCTGGCGGGACGTGCTCATGGAGGAGCTGGTGACCTCCAGCATCCTTCTCTCGCCGGCCCGCCGCCGGGCTCAGGGCATCAGGGTCAGCCACGACGGGCTCGTCCTTGAACTGTGCGTCGGCGCCCGCTCGTCCGTGATGCTGCGGGCCAAGGTCGTCGACGTGCAGCGGTTGGCCCGTCAGCACGGGCAGCGGCTGGCCGTACGAGTCGTCGGCGGCCACGACGACCTGAGCATCCTCGGCGGCGACCAGAGCCAACCGGAGCTGGTGGGCAAACTCCCGAAAGGGCTGGAATGGCACACCGCGGCGTTACCGTTCGCCCCATCGGTGGTGGCAGCCTTCGCGCGGGCGGTACGGGCGGACCCGGTGCTGGCGGACATCCCGTGGACGCTGCGTCCGCTCGATTCCCGGGCGTTGGTCTGGTTGGCGCCGCTCGTGTACCGCAAGCAGGACTCGGACAGCGTCGCACTACTGCGGCGTCGGGTGGCCGCCGTTGCCCGGCTCCGCGATGAGTTCGCCGTTCCGGCCTACCGGTCCGGCGCGGTACGGAGCCACCGATGA
- a CDS encoding glycosyltransferase family 4 protein, translating into MSHVLIVSVHRIHTGRSGEAVHLRQLIEALRAAGERVTVLDGPMDPGTAGADHGAGLRSIAEQLVTLLTRDRPDAALLWGHLGEETELARRLAAADIPTVLEHPAADLEPVPETLRLVDEVVVPSEFARRLFQSQTGRQARAIEPCLRGCACPPATSRVPVSKGPYQLTFINPEPAKGLGIVMHLVMAASGAGLPFRFRFVEGRWTREHLARLGIGPTDLPGVEIVEYRDDTCALYAETDLLLAPSLWQESFGMVAREAVIHGVPVVATRVGGLPQAVGAGGQCLPPPAWEDDYQVRMTTAEVRAWLAAVVTGLRGAHRRQPALLSRATSDSVRAYRAVLGSSPG; encoded by the coding sequence ATGAGTCACGTTCTCATCGTCAGCGTCCACCGGATCCACACCGGCCGGTCCGGCGAGGCGGTCCACCTGCGCCAGCTCATTGAGGCGCTGCGCGCCGCCGGCGAACGCGTGACAGTCCTCGACGGTCCGATGGACCCGGGGACGGCCGGGGCCGATCACGGGGCCGGACTGCGGTCGATCGCCGAGCAGCTGGTCACCCTGTTGACGCGGGATCGGCCCGATGCCGCCCTGCTCTGGGGGCACCTCGGTGAGGAGACCGAGCTGGCGCGGCGGCTGGCAGCGGCGGACATACCGACCGTGCTGGAACATCCGGCCGCTGACCTTGAGCCGGTGCCGGAGACACTCCGGCTGGTTGACGAGGTGGTGGTGCCGTCCGAGTTCGCCCGGCGGCTGTTCCAGTCGCAGACCGGCCGTCAGGCCCGCGCGATCGAACCGTGCCTGCGTGGCTGTGCCTGCCCGCCGGCGACGTCCCGCGTACCGGTGTCCAAGGGGCCGTACCAGCTGACCTTCATCAACCCGGAGCCGGCCAAGGGGCTCGGGATCGTGATGCACCTCGTGATGGCCGCCAGCGGGGCGGGGCTGCCGTTCCGGTTCCGGTTCGTCGAGGGGCGGTGGACCAGGGAGCATCTCGCCCGGCTCGGCATCGGCCCCACCGACCTGCCCGGGGTGGAGATCGTCGAATACCGCGACGACACCTGTGCGCTCTACGCCGAGACCGACCTGTTGCTCGCACCGAGCCTGTGGCAGGAGAGCTTCGGGATGGTCGCCCGCGAAGCCGTGATCCACGGCGTGCCGGTGGTGGCAACCCGGGTCGGCGGTCTGCCACAGGCGGTCGGTGCCGGGGGACAGTGCCTGCCACCGCCGGCGTGGGAGGACGACTACCAGGTCCGGATGACCACGGCCGAGGTCAGGGCCTGGCTGGCGGCCGTGGTCACCGGGCTGCGCGGCGCTCACCGCCGTCAACCGGCGCTGCTGTCCCGCGCCACGTCGGACAGCGTCCGGGCGTACCGGGCGGTGCTCGGTTCGTCGCCGGGGTGA
- a CDS encoding AfsR/SARP family transcriptional regulator, translating into MTLRFTVLGPVGAAVDSEPVDVARPRRRAVLAYLLLNANRVVSVDQLTTAIWESTPPATARAQIQSEISALRWTLRRTDGAPAPLLTRPGGYLLDLASHELDLTAYSRLTELARAQRNHGRLPNARTLMRDALALWTGPALTGALASFVDPTRAGLEETRLADLEWLLDIELELGCHRDLIPELTQYVAEHPLRELLRAQLVVALYRSDRQPEALSVARHGRQLLRDEHGLDPGPLLRDLEHAVLRQDPSLDVTVGSVPTLRFADRPRPAQLPPASSLFVARQDDLTDLVRRLGGTPDRPANVGPQVVLLHGMPGVGKSALALQVAHTVAAAYPDGQLYVDLAGSGQPQHPDQMLDELLRVLGVPDLAIPTERTARVALLRSLFAERRCLLLLDDARAVDQVLPLLPAGAGCAVLVTARWQLDLPGAHRHAVAPLSQAQGLEVLAAHLGPDRLLAEPAALRALSVLCDGLPLALWFASCRMYRGRWAADLVALLRDPQHRLDALSTEDGSMRDNLAPSFRALTAAASLALRRLAVLPTATVPDWAPTICAGLAPREAMQALDELVGSHLLTPVPRQTVGPHRYLLPNLVRTYALTTAADGSPHADVPVTQVLARAADGWSVLAQEAVRRLAPCPGRPAPDWPPPPGTASRLLFSPAELDRLLVRPQDWLRDESENLATMGAVAGERRWSRPAAAIADAVSRATGRVHPGDEPSTARYARTLSDVARDSSAG; encoded by the coding sequence ATGACGCTGCGCTTCACGGTGCTTGGTCCGGTCGGCGCAGCTGTGGATAGTGAGCCGGTCGACGTGGCGCGGCCCCGCCGCCGTGCGGTGCTCGCTTACCTCCTCCTGAACGCCAACCGCGTGGTGTCGGTCGACCAGCTGACCACGGCGATCTGGGAAAGCACGCCGCCAGCCACGGCACGGGCGCAGATTCAGTCCGAGATCTCGGCGCTGCGCTGGACGTTGCGGCGTACCGACGGCGCACCGGCGCCGCTGCTCACCAGGCCCGGCGGCTATCTGCTGGACCTCGCCTCGCACGAACTCGACCTGACGGCCTACAGCAGGCTCACCGAGTTGGCGCGGGCGCAGCGCAACCACGGTCGGCTGCCCAACGCCCGTACCCTCATGCGCGACGCGCTGGCACTCTGGACCGGCCCGGCGCTGACCGGTGCCCTCGCCTCGTTCGTCGACCCGACCCGTGCGGGTCTGGAGGAGACCCGGCTGGCCGACCTGGAATGGCTGCTCGATATCGAGCTCGAGCTCGGTTGCCACCGCGACCTGATCCCGGAGTTGACCCAGTATGTCGCCGAGCATCCGTTGCGCGAGCTGCTGCGCGCCCAACTGGTGGTGGCGCTCTACCGAAGCGACCGGCAGCCGGAGGCGCTCAGCGTAGCTCGACACGGTCGCCAGCTGCTGCGGGACGAGCATGGCCTCGACCCTGGCCCACTCCTGCGCGATCTGGAACACGCTGTTCTCCGGCAGGATCCGAGCCTCGACGTCACGGTCGGTTCGGTGCCGACCCTGCGCTTCGCCGACCGGCCCCGGCCAGCCCAACTGCCGCCCGCGTCGTCGCTCTTCGTAGCCCGCCAGGACGACCTGACGGACCTGGTCAGGCGCTTGGGCGGCACCCCGGACCGGCCGGCCAACGTCGGCCCTCAGGTCGTTCTGCTGCACGGCATGCCCGGGGTCGGCAAGTCTGCCCTGGCCCTCCAGGTCGCCCACACCGTCGCCGCCGCCTACCCCGATGGCCAGCTGTACGTCGACCTCGCTGGCAGCGGGCAGCCGCAGCACCCGGACCAAATGCTCGACGAACTGCTACGTGTGCTCGGCGTCCCCGATCTGGCAATTCCAACCGAGCGGACGGCCCGGGTGGCGCTGCTGCGTAGCCTCTTCGCGGAGCGGCGCTGCCTGCTGCTGCTCGACGACGCCCGCGCGGTCGACCAGGTGCTGCCGCTGCTGCCGGCGGGGGCTGGCTGCGCGGTGCTGGTCACCGCCCGCTGGCAGCTCGACCTTCCCGGGGCGCACCGGCATGCGGTGGCGCCGCTGTCGCAGGCGCAAGGGCTGGAGGTCCTCGCCGCTCATCTCGGCCCCGATCGTCTGTTGGCGGAGCCGGCCGCGCTCCGCGCGCTGTCCGTGCTCTGCGACGGCCTGCCGTTGGCCCTGTGGTTCGCTTCCTGCCGGATGTACCGGGGCCGGTGGGCCGCCGACCTGGTGGCCCTGTTGCGGGACCCGCAGCACCGGCTCGACGCGCTGAGTACCGAGGACGGGTCGATGCGCGACAACCTGGCGCCGTCATTCCGGGCGCTGACCGCGGCGGCAAGCCTGGCGCTGCGTCGGCTCGCCGTACTTCCGACAGCCACCGTCCCGGACTGGGCGCCCACGATCTGTGCGGGGCTGGCACCCCGCGAGGCGATGCAGGCGCTGGACGAGCTGGTCGGCAGCCACCTGCTGACGCCGGTGCCGCGGCAGACCGTCGGCCCGCACCGCTACCTGCTGCCCAACCTGGTCCGGACCTACGCGCTCACCACAGCGGCGGACGGATCGCCCCACGCGGACGTGCCCGTCACCCAGGTGCTGGCCCGTGCGGCCGACGGTTGGAGTGTGCTGGCCCAGGAGGCCGTGCGTCGGCTGGCGCCGTGCCCCGGACGGCCGGCGCCCGATTGGCCCCCGCCGCCGGGCACGGCCTCTCGGCTCCTTTTCTCACCGGCCGAGTTGGACCGGCTGCTTGTCAGGCCGCAGGACTGGCTACGCGACGAGTCGGAGAACCTGGCCACGATGGGGGCGGTGGCTGGCGAGCGACGCTGGAGCAGGCCGGCAGCGGCGATCGCCGACGCCGTGAGCCGTGCCACCGGACGCGTTCACCCCGGCGACGAACCGAGCACCGCCCGGTACGCCCGGACGCTGTCCGACGTGGCGCGGGACAGCAGCGCCGGTTGA
- a CDS encoding BTAD domain-containing putative transcriptional regulator, whose amino-acid sequence MTAPTFEVLVRFDLLGPIRVYRDGQPVPLGSVKQRLLLATLLLRPNEIVSTNELTSMLWGDDQPASAAANLRTYVRGVRQSLGGGTSWEGVTAAAGGYLLRVGPGERDLDLFDAAVARGRDALAASDAHRAEAELAAALGLWRGDALSDLPLRPALSRRVAQLEERRLLAEEDYAGALLALGAPAEVVRRLRALLDRHPLRQRAWGQLMVGLYRIGDVAGALDTFRQARQVLAEETGLDPVPELTKLYDDILHHRPGLAAHPPPEPNGPASVTTPRPFIQRPEQLPRAVPEFVGRGVELARLDALLDSGAPAPTTVVIAVVSGMAGVGKTALALHWAHRVADRFPDGQLYVNLRGYDEAGVVSPPDALSGFLEALGVPHARIPSDLEARTGLYRSLLASRRMLVVLDNARDSAQVRALLPGAGGCMVVVTSRDRLGGLIATESAAPLTLSVLTADESTSLLASRLGASRLASEPAAVADIVEATGRLPLALSIVAARVATHPTFPLDAIAAELHSAEARLDALADGDVRRVFSWSYLALGQDAARLFALLGLHPGPDLTPAAAAALARVSTAAVTPRLRELTRLHLLAEHTPGRYAFHDLLRVYAAELAESPERADEHEAARARLYDHYLHDAYPAALLLQPQWPPIEPVPPLPVPARRPVTDHDGALVWFTAEHRVLMRVVQQAAENGFEAYAWQIAWALNTFLAPRGLWQDQLATQLVALAAAEKIDDLAGQAAANRLLSRALTRLGDHDTAEHRLKRALELHERLGDPTGQAQTLHNYCELCYLDGRIDEALTHGREALRLYRLVGNRSGEARTLNAIGWLLAANGDYVQAIESCTEALAQQRRSDDRNGQAATLDSLGFAYDRLGDRDRAADCYEQAIQLFRDSVDRYHEAETLIRLGDTRDGMGDRAAASAAWRQAVRIYEDVGDPAAEETRRRLERYESEG is encoded by the coding sequence GTGACAGCGCCCACGTTTGAGGTGCTTGTGCGTTTCGACCTCCTCGGCCCGATCCGCGTCTACCGCGATGGCCAGCCGGTTCCGCTGGGCTCGGTGAAACAACGCCTCCTCCTGGCCACTCTGCTGCTGCGTCCGAACGAGATCGTCAGCACCAACGAGTTGACGTCGATGCTGTGGGGCGACGATCAGCCGGCATCGGCCGCGGCGAACCTGCGCACCTACGTACGCGGCGTGCGGCAGTCGCTGGGCGGCGGGACGTCCTGGGAGGGGGTGACCGCTGCGGCCGGCGGCTACCTGCTGCGGGTGGGGCCAGGCGAACGGGATCTCGACCTGTTCGACGCCGCGGTGGCGCGGGGCCGCGACGCCCTCGCCGCCTCGGATGCGCACCGGGCCGAGGCCGAACTCGCCGCGGCGCTGGGACTGTGGCGTGGGGACGCGCTGTCCGACCTGCCGCTGCGTCCGGCGCTGTCCCGGCGGGTGGCGCAGTTGGAGGAGCGCCGGCTGCTCGCCGAGGAGGACTACGCCGGGGCGCTGTTGGCGCTCGGTGCGCCGGCCGAGGTGGTACGCCGGCTGCGTGCCCTGCTCGACCGACACCCGCTGCGGCAGCGGGCGTGGGGGCAGCTGATGGTGGGCCTCTACCGCATCGGAGACGTGGCCGGCGCACTGGATACCTTCCGGCAGGCTCGGCAGGTGCTGGCGGAGGAGACCGGCCTCGATCCCGTGCCGGAGCTCACCAAGTTGTACGACGACATCCTGCATCACCGCCCGGGACTGGCAGCGCACCCGCCACCGGAGCCGAACGGGCCGGCATCGGTCACGACACCACGGCCTTTCATCCAACGCCCCGAACAGTTGCCGCGTGCGGTGCCGGAGTTCGTCGGCCGCGGCGTCGAACTGGCCAGGCTCGACGCTCTCCTGGACAGCGGGGCACCGGCGCCTACGACAGTGGTCATCGCCGTGGTGTCCGGCATGGCCGGAGTCGGCAAGACCGCCCTGGCGCTGCACTGGGCGCACCGGGTGGCCGACCGCTTCCCCGACGGCCAGCTCTACGTGAACCTTCGCGGGTACGACGAAGCCGGGGTGGTGTCGCCGCCCGACGCCCTGTCCGGCTTCCTCGAGGCGCTCGGCGTACCCCACGCCCGGATACCCTCCGACCTGGAGGCCCGGACGGGTCTCTACCGGAGCCTGCTGGCCTCCCGCCGGATGCTCGTGGTGCTCGACAACGCTCGCGACTCCGCCCAGGTTCGCGCCCTGCTGCCCGGTGCCGGCGGCTGCATGGTCGTGGTCACCAGCCGCGACCGGCTCGGCGGCCTGATCGCCACCGAGAGCGCGGCGCCGTTGACCCTGAGCGTGCTCACCGCCGATGAGTCGACGAGCCTGCTCGCCAGCCGGCTCGGCGCCAGCCGGCTCGCCTCCGAGCCGGCCGCGGTGGCCGACATCGTCGAGGCCACCGGCCGACTCCCGCTGGCACTGTCGATAGTGGCGGCCCGCGTCGCCACCCATCCCACATTTCCGCTCGACGCCATCGCCGCCGAACTGCACTCGGCCGAGGCGAGGCTCGACGCGTTGGCCGACGGCGACGTACGGCGCGTCTTCTCCTGGTCGTACCTGGCCCTGGGGCAGGACGCCGCCCGGCTGTTCGCCCTGCTGGGGCTCCATCCGGGCCCCGACCTGACCCCCGCCGCAGCCGCGGCGCTCGCCCGCGTGTCGACCGCGGCCGTCACGCCGCGACTGCGGGAGCTGACCCGGCTCCATCTGCTGGCTGAGCACACGCCCGGCCGCTACGCCTTCCATGATCTTCTGCGGGTCTACGCGGCCGAGCTCGCGGAGTCCCCGGAGCGCGCCGACGAACACGAGGCGGCCCGAGCGCGCCTGTACGACCACTATCTGCACGACGCCTATCCGGCCGCCCTGCTGCTCCAACCGCAGTGGCCCCCGATCGAGCCGGTGCCACCGCTGCCCGTACCGGCCAGACGGCCGGTGACCGATCACGACGGCGCGCTCGTCTGGTTCACCGCGGAGCACCGGGTGCTGATGCGGGTGGTCCAGCAGGCCGCCGAGAACGGCTTCGAGGCGTACGCCTGGCAGATCGCCTGGGCGTTGAACACCTTCCTGGCGCCGCGTGGCCTGTGGCAGGACCAGCTCGCCACCCAACTGGTCGCGCTGGCCGCGGCAGAAAAGATAGACGACCTCGCCGGGCAGGCCGCAGCCAACCGGCTGCTCTCCCGGGCATTGACCCGACTCGGCGACCACGACACCGCCGAGCACCGGCTGAAGCGCGCACTTGAGCTGCACGAGCGCCTCGGCGATCCCACCGGTCAGGCCCAGACGCTGCACAACTACTGCGAACTCTGCTACCTGGACGGCCGGATCGACGAGGCGCTCACCCACGGTCGCGAGGCGCTGCGGCTGTACCGGCTGGTCGGCAACCGGTCGGGGGAAGCCCGGACGCTCAACGCGATCGGTTGGCTGCTGGCCGCCAACGGCGACTATGTCCAGGCCATCGAGAGCTGCACGGAGGCACTCGCTCAGCAACGACGGAGCGATGACCGCAACGGCCAGGCCGCCACGTTGGACAGCCTCGGCTTCGCCTACGACCGCCTCGGTGATCGCGACCGCGCGGCCGACTGCTACGAGCAGGCGATCCAACTCTTCCGCGACTCCGTCGACCGGTATCACGAGGCGGAAACTCTCATCCGGCTCGGAGACACCCGGGATGGGATGGGCGACCGGGCCGCCGCCTCCGCCGCCTGGCGTCAGGCCGTGCGGATCTACGAGGACGTGGGTGACCCCGCCGCCGAGGAGACACGTCGCCGCCTCGAACGCTACGAATCAGAAGGTTAG
- a CDS encoding proteasome protein, with translation MTVVLAVVCSDGVVIGADSQITDSDRGLSFPAQKLHPLGSCAAWGGSGARGVLNDLRPLLQDSATAILEAPDIGDELQERVLPIFRKHYENYIPDVPGEDDGGGVSAYLLAAGYSQGAPWIVEINPNGLIGRYEDVGFHAIGSGAPMAQQAGALLSHFRMTTRTVEYGVVGVIRVLEALDLTSPSVGRPFNVACIREEGAHHLDEKEIAKALKDVQRWRDLEQKALDRLFN, from the coding sequence ATGACCGTCGTACTCGCCGTTGTCTGCAGCGACGGGGTGGTGATCGGCGCGGACTCCCAGATCACCGACAGCGACCGCGGTCTGAGCTTTCCCGCGCAGAAGCTACACCCGCTGGGCTCCTGCGCCGCCTGGGGCGGCAGCGGCGCGCGGGGAGTACTCAACGACCTGCGCCCCCTCCTTCAGGACTCCGCCACCGCCATCCTCGAAGCACCCGACATCGGCGACGAGTTGCAGGAGCGCGTCCTGCCCATCTTCAGGAAGCACTACGAGAACTACATCCCGGACGTGCCCGGCGAGGACGACGGCGGCGGAGTGTCGGCGTACCTGCTCGCGGCCGGCTACAGCCAGGGCGCGCCGTGGATCGTGGAGATCAACCCCAACGGGCTCATCGGCCGTTACGAGGACGTCGGCTTCCACGCCATCGGCTCCGGCGCGCCCATGGCCCAGCAGGCCGGCGCGCTGCTGTCCCACTTCCGGATGACCACCCGTACGGTCGAGTACGGCGTGGTGGGCGTCATACGGGTGCTGGAGGCGCTGGACCTGACCTCGCCGTCGGTCGGCCGGCCCTTCAACGTCGCGTGCATCCGCGAGGAGGGCGCCCACCACCTCGACGAGAAGGAGATCGCCAAGGCGCTGAAGGACGTCCAGCGCTGGCGCGACCTCGAACAGAAAGCGCTCGACCGGCTGTTCAACTGA